In one Staphylococcus lutrae genomic region, the following are encoded:
- a CDS encoding phosphatase PAP2 family protein codes for MSHWKRISLLLVFTLIFSIIAMFHESRIGKWIDNEVYNFIYSSESFISTSIFFGATQIGEVWAMITLSLIMVALLLLYRYKVEALFLALTMILSGVSNPILKNIFDRERPTLLRLIDISGFSFPSGHAMGSTAFFGSLIYIAHRILKGKSKTVVMTLCVVFIILISSSRVYLGVHYPTDIIAGIIGGLFCIVLTQLILRRPLGLE; via the coding sequence ATGTCACATTGGAAAAGAATATCACTATTATTAGTTTTTACACTCATTTTTTCGATAATAGCGATGTTTCATGAATCTCGGATCGGCAAATGGATTGATAACGAAGTATACAATTTTATTTATTCATCGGAAAGTTTCATTAGCACTTCAATCTTTTTTGGTGCGACTCAAATTGGTGAAGTGTGGGCAATGATTACCTTATCTTTAATCATGGTTGCACTTTTGTTGCTCTATCGATATAAAGTCGAAGCACTGTTTCTGGCTTTAACAATGATACTCTCCGGTGTCTCTAATCCCATTTTAAAAAATATCTTTGATCGTGAAAGACCAACATTATTACGTTTAATCGATATTTCAGGGTTTAGTTTTCCGAGTGGTCACGCAATGGGCTCTACTGCCTTTTTCGGTAGTTTGATTTACATTGCACACCGAATTTTAAAAGGCAAATCCAAAACAGTTGTAATGACTTTATGCGTGGTATTCATTATTTTAATTTCTAGCTCGCGTGTATATCTTGGTGTCCATTATCCGACTGACATAATCGCTGGAATAATAGGCGGACTGTTTTGTATTGTACTTACGCAACTTATCTTGCGTCGTCCACTCGGATTAGAATAA
- a CDS encoding undecaprenyldiphospho-muramoylpentapeptide beta-N-acetylglucosaminyltransferase, which yields MVKIAFTGGGTVGHVSVNLSLIPTAIEQGHEAFYIGSKQGIEREMVTSQLPEISYYPISSGKLRRYLSFENVKDIFKVLKGIADARKVLKRERPDIVFSKGGFVSVPVILAAKTLKIPTIVHESDLTPGLANKIAIKFAQRLYTTFEDTLKYVPKEKSDFIGATIREDLKHGDRQKGFELTGFSPKKKVLLVMGGSMGSLKINEAIRRHLTELLETYQIIHLTGKHLQDQTIQHEGYVQFEFVKEELTHLLAITDTVVSRAGANAIYEFLTLHIPMLLIPLGLDQSRGDQIDNARYFEKQGYAKMLNESELTQESLMLALQEIEQNRRQYVKNMACFTESFTRQDLLEKVIKDALH from the coding sequence ATGGTAAAAATTGCGTTTACAGGTGGCGGTACTGTTGGACATGTATCGGTGAATTTAAGTTTAATTCCTACAGCAATAGAGCAAGGACATGAAGCTTTTTATATCGGTTCCAAACAAGGAATAGAACGAGAAATGGTGACGTCTCAACTTCCAGAGATTTCTTATTATCCGATTTCAAGTGGTAAATTACGTCGCTATCTTTCTTTTGAAAACGTTAAAGATATTTTTAAAGTGCTTAAAGGCATTGCAGATGCACGAAAAGTGTTAAAACGTGAACGTCCAGATATTGTTTTTTCAAAAGGCGGATTCGTTTCTGTTCCAGTTATTCTTGCAGCCAAAACATTAAAAATTCCAACGATTGTTCATGAATCGGATTTAACACCCGGTTTAGCTAATAAGATTGCCATTAAATTTGCTCAACGGTTATATACGACATTCGAAGACACATTAAAATATGTGCCAAAAGAAAAATCAGATTTTATAGGTGCAACGATACGTGAAGATTTAAAACATGGTGATCGACAAAAAGGATTTGAACTCACTGGTTTCTCTCCAAAGAAAAAGGTGCTGCTCGTCATGGGCGGAAGCATGGGGAGTTTAAAAATAAATGAAGCCATTCGTCGCCATTTAACTGAATTACTAGAGACATACCAAATCATCCATCTCACTGGAAAACACTTACAAGATCAGACGATTCAACATGAGGGATATGTCCAATTTGAATTTGTAAAAGAGGAACTTACACATTTATTAGCGATAACTGATACGGTTGTTTCTAGAGCGGGGGCCAATGCGATATACGAGTTTCTAACTTTACACATTCCAATGTTATTAATTCCGCTTGGTCTTGATCAATCTCGTGGTGATCAGATTGATAACGCTCGATATTTCGAAAAACAAGGTTATGCTAAAATGCTCAACGAATCAGAATTAACTCAAGAATCGTTGATGCTTGCATTGCAAGAAATCGAACAAAACAGACGCCAATATGTTAAAAATATGGCATGTTTTACCGAAAGTTTCACACGTCAAGATTTACTTGAAAAAGTGATAAAGGATGCACTGCATTAG
- a CDS encoding GNAT family N-acetyltransferase gives MIRKASFQDLDIIVSLTEEAKQLMMKDNHLQWDHRYPLREHFITDLESGHLFVYDENDTIKGFIVIDQLAPDWYDTFKWPVEKEKAFVIHRLVASPQYRGISHALMRFAIAYAQQHKIDLLLTDTFSQNQRAQGLFRKYHFIKAGEMTSTEFPFDKGKPFYAYYKKITE, from the coding sequence ATGATTAGAAAAGCTTCATTTCAAGATCTCGATATCATTGTAAGTTTAACTGAAGAAGCGAAACAACTCATGATGAAGGATAATCACCTACAATGGGATCACCGATATCCGTTAAGAGAACATTTTATCACGGACCTTGAATCAGGCCATCTCTTTGTCTATGATGAAAATGATACGATAAAAGGATTTATTGTCATTGACCAACTGGCGCCAGATTGGTACGATACATTCAAGTGGCCTGTAGAGAAAGAGAAGGCTTTTGTCATACATCGTTTAGTCGCTTCACCTCAATATCGAGGGATCTCCCATGCTTTGATGCGTTTCGCCATTGCGTATGCTCAGCAGCACAAAATTGATTTATTATTAACTGATACATTCTCACAAAACCAACGTGCTCAAGGGTTGTTTCGTAAATATCACTTTATCAAAGCGGGTGAAATGACGAGTACAGAATTTCCTTTTGATAAGGGTAAACCTTTTTATGCATATTATAAAAAAATAACAGAATAG
- a CDS encoding S41 family peptidase codes for MKDSSNKGKTPRYITLKTFILSLILTVVLTGLIMFGVYSYFQHFSQDNKVHENAKKLEEVYELLASDFYQKQDKDKLLNAAINGMTKHLNDPYTEYLSKEETTAFHEDVSGDFVGIGAEMQQKGQQILITSPMKDSPAEKAGLKPRDELIGVDGHSIKGEALDAIIPKVRGKEGTTVTLTVKRDGVEKEIKIKREKIHVKSVEYKKHGHIGVFKINKFQSGTAGELKSAIQQAQKEGVKNILLDLRNNPGGLLDEAVKMANIFLDKDETVVKLEKGDQQEAIKTTNAPLDHVKDLKVSILLNGGSASASEVFAGALHDYGIAKIYGEKSFGKGIVQTTHEFDDGSLLKFTEMKWLTPKNHYIHGKGIQPDIEVKGADYENISAIPTNQTYHEGQQDKMIQSIKIGLKALGYNVGVVDSHFDAQLTEAIKQFQHHYQLTEEGTFNKETNRVFTEKLVEKASSDDPMLEKTLSKIQE; via the coding sequence TTGAAAGATTCATCAAATAAAGGAAAAACACCGCGTTATATCACACTAAAAACATTTATTTTGAGTTTAATTCTTACTGTTGTTTTGACAGGTTTAATCATGTTTGGCGTATACTCCTATTTTCAACATTTTTCACAAGATAATAAAGTACATGAAAACGCCAAAAAATTAGAAGAAGTGTATGAACTTCTCGCATCAGATTTCTACCAAAAACAAGATAAAGATAAATTATTAAATGCAGCAATTAATGGGATGACTAAGCATTTAAATGACCCTTACACAGAATATTTATCAAAAGAAGAAACAACTGCTTTTCATGAAGATGTCTCTGGCGATTTTGTTGGTATCGGCGCTGAAATGCAGCAAAAAGGACAACAGATTTTGATTACAAGTCCTATGAAAGATTCACCAGCAGAAAAAGCAGGTCTTAAACCTCGTGATGAGCTCATTGGTGTTGATGGCCATTCAATTAAAGGTGAAGCATTAGATGCCATCATCCCCAAAGTACGAGGTAAAGAAGGCACGACTGTCACATTAACGGTGAAGCGTGATGGCGTAGAAAAAGAAATTAAAATCAAAAGAGAAAAAATTCATGTTAAGAGTGTCGAATATAAAAAGCATGGACACATCGGTGTATTTAAAATCAACAAATTCCAGTCGGGGACTGCAGGTGAACTAAAATCTGCAATTCAGCAAGCTCAAAAAGAGGGTGTTAAAAATATTTTACTTGATTTACGAAATAATCCAGGTGGTTTATTAGATGAAGCTGTGAAAATGGCAAACATCTTTTTAGACAAGGATGAAACGGTCGTAAAACTCGAAAAAGGTGATCAACAAGAAGCCATTAAAACCACAAATGCCCCACTTGATCATGTCAAAGATTTGAAGGTCTCAATATTGCTTAATGGCGGGTCAGCGAGTGCTTCAGAAGTCTTTGCTGGTGCATTACACGATTACGGAATTGCTAAAATATACGGTGAAAAATCATTTGGTAAAGGGATTGTTCAAACGACACATGAATTTGATGATGGGTCATTACTGAAATTTACAGAAATGAAATGGCTCACACCTAAAAACCACTACATTCACGGCAAAGGGATTCAACCGGATATCGAAGTGAAGGGGGCAGATTACGAAAATATTTCAGCCATACCTACAAACCAAACTTACCATGAAGGTCAACAAGATAAAATGATTCAATCAATTAAAATTGGACTTAAAGCTTTAGGATACAATGTGGGCGTCGTAGATTCACATTTCGACGCACAATTAACTGAAGCGATTAAACAATTTCAACATCACTATCAACTGACTGAAGAGGGTACATTTAATAAAGAAACAAATCGGGTCTTCACAGAAAAACTAGTCGAAAAAGCATCATCTGATGATCCAATGTTGGAAAAAACATTATCGAAAATACAGGAGTGA
- a CDS encoding YozE family protein, with protein MKDVSFYQFVLTVRGQKDDKGTFAEQIFQDLSFPKYEKNFDVISAYIETEGNYTLPMSVFDDLYDEYQEWLQF; from the coding sequence ATGAAAGATGTCTCATTCTATCAATTTGTATTAACCGTACGGGGACAAAAGGATGATAAAGGAACCTTTGCCGAACAAATATTTCAAGATTTATCCTTTCCAAAGTACGAAAAGAATTTTGATGTCATATCCGCATACATTGAAACAGAAGGGAATTATACATTGCCTATGTCTGTATTTGATGATTTGTATGACGAATATCAAGAATGGCTTCAATTTTGA
- a CDS encoding PTS sugar transporter subunit IIA, which produces MFKKWFGKSEEVKKDIVVYTPMSGTYVNIEDIPDPVFAQKMMGEGFGIRPVDGQVVSPIDGVVDNVFPTKHAIGLKADNGLEVLVHIGLDTVQLNGEGFETRVNSGDTVKVGEPLVDFDFDYIEQNAKSIISPVIITNTDQVASIDFKNANQLDKGETQVIEVVMK; this is translated from the coding sequence ATGTTTAAGAAATGGTTTGGAAAAAGTGAAGAAGTAAAAAAAGATATCGTCGTTTACACCCCAATGTCAGGAACTTATGTGAATATAGAAGACATTCCAGATCCTGTATTTGCACAAAAAATGATGGGAGAAGGGTTTGGTATTCGACCAGTAGACGGTCAAGTCGTTTCGCCTATTGATGGCGTGGTTGATAATGTTTTCCCAACGAAACATGCTATTGGTTTGAAAGCGGATAATGGCCTTGAGGTCTTGGTTCATATTGGGTTAGATACCGTTCAACTCAACGGAGAAGGTTTTGAAACACGCGTGAACAGTGGCGATACTGTTAAAGTAGGTGAGCCGCTCGTAGACTTTGATTTTGACTACATTGAGCAAAATGCGAAATCAATCATTTCACCTGTTATTATTACGAATACTGATCAAGTGGCATCGATTGACTTCAAAAATGCAAATCAACTCGACAAAGGTGAAACACAAGTGATTGAAGTGGTTATGAAATAA
- the msrB gene encoding peptide-methionine (R)-S-oxide reductase MsrB, which produces MIKKDKKDLTDLEYLVTQEDGTEPPFNNEYWNHFEKGIYVDKISGKPLFTSDDKFESDCGWPSFSKAIDDKDIIELVDRSFGMLRTEVRSEDSNSHLGHVFNDGPKARGGLRYCINSAAIQFIPYEKLESLGYGDLVKLFDK; this is translated from the coding sequence ATGATTAAAAAAGATAAAAAAGACTTAACAGACTTAGAGTACCTTGTGACACAAGAAGATGGGACTGAACCCCCTTTTAACAATGAATATTGGAATCATTTTGAAAAAGGCATTTATGTCGATAAAATTTCAGGTAAGCCTCTTTTTACTTCTGATGATAAATTTGAGTCTGATTGTGGTTGGCCTAGTTTTTCAAAAGCAATAGATGATAAAGACATTATCGAATTAGTGGATCGCTCATTCGGAATGTTGAGAACAGAAGTCCGATCTGAAGATAGCAATAGTCACCTCGGTCATGTTTTCAACGATGGGCCAAAAGCACGTGGTGGCTTGCGTTATTGTATCAATTCTGCAGCGATTCAATTTATACCGTACGAAAAGCTCGAGTCATTAGGTTACGGTGACCTAGTTAAACTTTTCGATAAATAA
- the msrA gene encoding peptide-methionine (S)-S-oxide reductase MsrA, which produces MALATLAGGCFWCLVKPFDTFDGVKKVISGYSGGTVENPTYEQVCSNTTGHVEAVQIEFDEHVISYEDILDIYFKTFDPTDKNGQFFDRGESYRPVIFYHNDAQKQAAHQKIEALNQAQIFDSPVVTPVEPYTNFYPAEEAHQDYYKKHPLHYAQYQRGSGRKAFIQKHWGKQA; this is translated from the coding sequence ATGGCTTTAGCAACATTAGCAGGTGGATGCTTTTGGTGTCTCGTCAAACCATTCGACACATTTGATGGTGTCAAAAAAGTAATATCAGGTTACAGTGGGGGTACAGTTGAAAATCCCACATATGAGCAAGTTTGTAGCAATACAACAGGTCATGTAGAAGCTGTACAAATTGAATTCGATGAACATGTGATCAGTTATGAAGACATTTTAGATATATATTTTAAGACGTTCGATCCTACCGATAAAAATGGGCAATTCTTTGACAGAGGCGAAAGTTATCGTCCTGTTATTTTCTATCATAATGACGCGCAGAAACAAGCAGCTCATCAAAAAATCGAGGCCTTAAATCAAGCCCAAATTTTTGACAGCCCAGTTGTCACACCCGTTGAGCCTTATACTAATTTTTATCCAGCGGAAGAAGCGCATCAAGACTATTATAAAAAACATCCACTTCACTACGCGCAATATCAGCGTGGGTCTGGACGAAAAGCATTTATCCAAAAGCATTGGGGGAAACAGGCATGA
- a CDS encoding DegV family protein translates to MQRVIVTDSTSDLDFSFLEQHNVHVIPLSVTINGKSFEDQTDITSESFSQYLGDDRYDFKTSQPPIGKFIETYENIAKTGAEIISLHLSSGLSGTYQTAVQASEMVDAKITVIDSKSISFGLGYQLQRLIQWVEEGYPTEEIVSKIENLQKDIKLYVIIGQLDQLIKGGRISKAKGLIGNLMKIKPIGSLIDGKLEIIHNARTQNACIKYVIKDLKPFIGEASIKSIGISHAKAKDFMAKFKEKLDETFTIQNFDSGHTTPVISSHTGTGAIGLVVLKDSSHQ, encoded by the coding sequence ATGCAACGCGTAATCGTTACGGATTCAACATCTGATTTAGATTTTTCATTTCTGGAGCAACACAATGTTCATGTCATTCCATTGAGTGTTACAATTAACGGGAAATCATTTGAAGATCAAACAGACATTACATCTGAATCATTTTCTCAATATTTAGGGGATGATCGTTATGATTTCAAAACAAGTCAACCTCCAATCGGAAAATTTATTGAAACCTATGAAAACATTGCAAAAACCGGTGCCGAAATTATAAGTCTGCATCTTTCATCTGGTTTAAGTGGGACGTATCAAACAGCTGTCCAAGCGAGCGAAATGGTAGATGCTAAAATAACGGTTATTGATTCAAAATCAATTTCCTTTGGTTTAGGTTATCAATTGCAACGATTGATTCAATGGGTCGAAGAAGGCTACCCAACAGAAGAAATCGTTTCTAAAATTGAAAACTTACAAAAAGACATTAAATTGTATGTCATCATAGGTCAATTAGATCAACTGATTAAAGGAGGCCGTATTAGCAAGGCAAAAGGCCTTATCGGTAACCTTATGAAAATTAAACCCATCGGTTCACTCATTGATGGAAAGTTAGAAATTATTCATAATGCACGAACACAAAATGCTTGCATTAAATATGTTATCAAAGATTTAAAACCTTTTATTGGCGAAGCTTCCATCAAATCAATTGGAATTTCGCATGCTAAGGCAAAAGATTTTATGGCTAAATTTAAAGAAAAATTAGATGAAACATTTACAATTCAAAATTTTGATTCAGGACATACAACGCCAGTGATTTCTTCACATACGGGAACAGGCGCGATTGGCTTAGTTGTACTTAAAGATTCATCTCATCAATAA
- a CDS encoding dihydrofolate reductase yields the protein MTLSILVAHDQNRGIGFEGQLPWHLPNDLKHVKALTTGHTLVMGRATYESIGKPLPNRRNVVLTRNTLFKPEGVEVIHDINEISAIDDTQIFIFGGQTLFEAFIDKVDDMYITVINDKFQADTFFPPYTFKEWEVISAEEGKVDDKNKYPHTFLHLIRK from the coding sequence ATGACACTATCTATTTTAGTCGCACATGATCAAAATCGTGGCATAGGCTTCGAGGGGCAACTCCCTTGGCACTTACCGAACGATTTAAAACACGTTAAAGCACTCACCACAGGTCATACACTTGTAATGGGGCGCGCAACATATGAGTCAATTGGTAAACCATTGCCAAACCGACGAAATGTAGTACTGACACGCAACACCCTTTTCAAACCAGAAGGCGTTGAAGTCATACATGACATTAATGAAATTTCCGCTATTGATGATACACAAATATTCATTTTTGGCGGACAAACGCTTTTTGAAGCATTCATAGACAAAGTAGATGATATGTATATCACAGTCATCAACGATAAATTTCAAGCAGACACATTTTTCCCCCCTTATACATTTAAAGAATGGGAAGTCATCTCTGCCGAGGAAGGGAAAGTGGATGATAAAAACAAATATCCCCACACCTTCTTACACCTTATTAGAAAGTAA
- a CDS encoding thymidylate synthase has protein sequence MNPFDQAYHDLCKEILEIGKHRDDRTATGTISKFGHQLRFDLSKGFPLLTTKKVSFKLVATELIWFIRGDTNLRYLLQYNNNIWNEWAFEKYVQSEDYMGPDMSDFGHKVQQDAQFAKTYQEEMAKFKRQILTDDDFMKKHGDLGHVYGKQWRDWVGADGQRYDQLKTVIEQIKANPNSRRHIVSAWNPTEIHTMALPPCHTLFQFYVENGRLSCQLYQRSADIFLGVPFNIASYSLLTHLIAKECGLEVGEFIHTFGDAHIYSNHLDAVRTQLARSSYAPPELKINSTRSIFEIEYEDLEIINYKSHPAIKAPIAV, from the coding sequence ATGAATCCGTTTGATCAAGCCTATCATGACTTGTGTAAGGAAATATTAGAAATAGGAAAACATCGTGATGATCGCACTGCTACAGGTACCATTTCAAAATTCGGACATCAGTTACGTTTTGACCTTTCAAAAGGATTCCCTTTATTAACGACTAAAAAAGTTTCTTTCAAATTGGTTGCCACAGAACTGATTTGGTTCATTCGTGGTGATACGAATTTAAGATACTTACTACAATACAACAACAACATTTGGAATGAATGGGCCTTTGAAAAATATGTTCAGAGTGAAGATTACATGGGTCCAGACATGTCAGATTTTGGACATAAAGTACAGCAAGATGCCCAATTTGCCAAAACATATCAAGAAGAAATGGCAAAGTTTAAGCGCCAAATTTTAACCGATGATGATTTTATGAAAAAACATGGTGATTTAGGTCACGTTTATGGAAAACAATGGCGTGATTGGGTGGGCGCAGATGGCCAACGTTATGACCAACTCAAAACGGTCATCGAACAAATTAAAGCGAATCCTAACTCTCGTCGCCATATTGTTAGCGCTTGGAACCCAACAGAAATTCACACTATGGCTTTACCACCTTGCCATACACTATTCCAGTTTTATGTTGAAAATGGACGTTTAAGTTGTCAGCTCTATCAAAGAAGTGCAGATATTTTCTTAGGTGTTCCTTTCAATATTGCAAGCTACAGTTTATTAACGCATTTAATTGCGAAAGAATGTGGACTCGAAGTGGGTGAATTTATTCATACATTTGGTGATGCACATATCTATAGCAATCATTTAGATGCGGTTCGCACACAACTTGCACGTTCAAGTTATGCGCCACCCGAACTCAAAATCAATAGTACACGTTCAATTTTTGAAATTGAATATGAAGATTTGGAAATCATCAATTATAAATCACATCCAGCGATTAAAGCACCTATCGCTGTTTAA
- the brxA gene encoding bacilliredoxin BrxA has translation MNAYDAYMKELAAQMRGELTQNGFESLETEEAVAQYMENVNAEDTTFVVINSTCGCAAGLARPAAVAVAEQNEHKPTNKVTVFAGQDKAATLKMREYIQQAPSSPSFALFKGSQLVHFMPREHIEGRDINDIAMDIKNAFDTHCQG, from the coding sequence ATGAACGCATATGATGCATATATGAAAGAACTGGCAGCACAAATGAGGGGCGAATTAACACAGAATGGTTTTGAAAGTTTAGAAACTGAAGAAGCTGTAGCGCAATACATGGAAAATGTAAACGCAGAGGACACTACTTTTGTCGTCATTAATTCAACATGTGGTTGTGCAGCAGGCTTAGCACGTCCAGCCGCTGTCGCAGTTGCAGAACAAAATGAACATAAACCGACAAATAAAGTGACTGTATTTGCCGGTCAAGACAAAGCAGCGACATTAAAAATGCGCGAATATATTCAACAAGCCCCGTCAAGTCCGTCATTTGCATTATTTAAAGGCTCACAATTGGTGCACTTTATGCCACGCGAGCATATTGAAGGACGAGATATTAATGATATCGCAATGGATATCAAAAACGCTTTTGATACACATTGTCAAGGTTAA
- a CDS encoding conserved virulence factor C family protein, with amino-acid sequence MEIIKIEPTPSPNTMKIILSEKRQDQQSTTYTTVAENQPQFINEILKLDGVKSIFYVLDFLAVDKQPKMDWEDVLPLVTATFNQHEPEKASPLKSESHFGEVKVELLKFKNIPYQIKLTTSTEEKRQQLGDTFVNAMLASQDPQDNVVFLRKWEALGVRYGALDEIMIHVEEEVNALYPEHVLKQLVQEAKETDVVVPMKHYEHVTLETYQQVSDWKARLRMLKSFPTPTTNDYPILEYALKEDKVPLRREAIVLLSMIEDKATLPYLYQGLHDRHPAVRRTAGDSISDLGFKEALPEMEKALNDPQKIVRWRAAMFIFDEGGPEQLSTLKAHEDDPAYEVKLQIKMAIARIENGEEALGSVWKQIANRNQ; translated from the coding sequence ATGGAGATTATAAAGATCGAACCTACACCTAGTCCAAATACGATGAAAATCATTCTATCTGAAAAAAGACAGGATCAGCAATCGACGACTTATACGACCGTCGCAGAAAATCAACCTCAATTTATCAATGAGATTTTAAAATTAGACGGCGTGAAGTCCATTTTTTATGTCTTGGATTTTCTTGCTGTTGACAAACAACCAAAAATGGACTGGGAAGATGTACTTCCATTAGTGACGGCGACTTTCAATCAACATGAACCAGAAAAAGCGTCACCACTAAAATCTGAGTCACATTTTGGAGAGGTTAAGGTTGAATTACTTAAATTTAAAAACATTCCTTATCAAATTAAGTTAACGACATCAACAGAAGAAAAACGACAACAATTAGGTGACACTTTTGTAAATGCGATGCTCGCGTCCCAAGACCCTCAAGATAATGTCGTTTTTTTACGTAAATGGGAAGCTTTAGGCGTTCGGTATGGCGCACTAGACGAAATAATGATTCATGTTGAAGAAGAAGTGAATGCACTTTATCCAGAGCATGTCCTCAAACAACTCGTACAAGAAGCAAAAGAGACAGATGTCGTCGTCCCAATGAAACATTATGAACATGTGACTTTAGAAACATATCAACAAGTATCAGACTGGAAAGCTCGACTTAGAATGCTAAAATCATTTCCAACTCCTACGACGAATGACTATCCGATTCTCGAATATGCGTTGAAAGAGGATAAAGTACCGTTACGACGTGAAGCCATTGTCTTATTAAGTATGATTGAAGATAAAGCGACATTGCCTTATCTCTATCAGGGACTTCACGATCGTCATCCTGCAGTAAGACGTACTGCAGGTGATAGCATCAGTGATTTAGGCTTTAAGGAAGCTTTACCTGAGATGGAAAAAGCACTGAATGATCCTCAAAAAATTGTGCGTTGGCGTGCAGCCATGTTCATATTCGATGAGGGGGGTCCTGAACAATTATCCACGCTTAAAGCGCATGAAGACGACCCTGCATATGAAGTGAAATTGCAAATTAAAATGGCAATCGCACGAATTGAAAACGGTGAAGAAGCTCTAGGCTCGGTGTGGAAACAAATCGCAAATCGAAATCAATAA
- a CDS encoding zinc-finger domain-containing protein — protein sequence MTSIDRLSEQYCDQCLIKTHLRKVRSKTQAHHFCINECSIGKQIQQLGKALQ from the coding sequence ATGACTTCAATTGATCGACTATCTGAACAATATTGTGATCAATGCTTGATAAAAACACATCTTCGTAAAGTAAGAAGCAAAACACAAGCACATCACTTTTGCATCAATGAGTGCTCAATTGGCAAACAAATTCAACAACTGGGTAAAGCACTACAATAA